In the Magnetococcales bacterium genome, TGCCCACGACTTCTACCGGGATCAGTTTACCGATCAGGGAAATGTCGGTGGCAGGAAAGTTCAGGGGGAGGAATCCCCCGGTTTTTCCCTGGGCGTTGCCGTTGGCCACGGTTTCCACCAGAACTTGCACAACCTGTCCCGCGTGTTGCCGGAAAATATCGAGCAGGACGGAACGGGCTGCGGTGCGCAGACGTTCGGCGCGATTCCGGATCTCGGCGGGGGGGACGTGCTGCCTGGCTGGAATACGGGCAGCGGGGGTTCCGGGTCGGTTTGAATAGCGGAAAATATGCGGCAGGGCAATGTTTCCTTCCTGGATCAATTCCAGGGTGTTGATGAAAGCAGCCTCGCTCTCGGTGGGAAAACCGACAATGATATCTGCCCCGAAGATCACTTCCGGGCGGCGGGCACGGATGGCCGTCAGGGTGGCCAGGACCTCTTCCCGTCCATAAGGTCGTCGCATGCGTTTCAGAATCAGATTGTCGCCGGATTGGATGGAGAGATGCAGATGCGGGCAGAAGCGCGGGTGTTCCAGCAGGCGGGTCATGAATTCGGTGTCGAGGTCGTGTGGGGCAATGGAAGAGAGACGCAGGCGTCCCAGACTCGGCAATTCCAGGAGGGCACCGACCAGGTGCGACAACGTGTCCGGTAGGGGCAGGTCCCGTCCATAGGACCCGAGATTGATGCCGGTCAGGACCAGTTCCTGGAAACCACGCGCCAGTTGTTCCTGCGCCTGCACAAGGATACGCTCCAAAGGAATGGATTGACTTGGCCCCCGCAAGGCAGGGATTACGCAAAAGGTGCAGCCGGCATCACAGCCATTTTGGGCGTGCAGGTAGGCGCGTGCCCGATCCTGTACCCCGGGCGACCTCTCTGCCGGCATCATGTCCAGGATGGTTTTACGATCTGGATCTGGATCTGGATCTGGATCTGGATCTGGATCTGGATCTGGATCTGGATCTGGANNNNNNNNNNNNNNNNNNNNNNNNNNNNNNNNNNNNNNNNNNNNNNNNNNNNNNNNNNNNNNNNNNNNNNNNNNNNNNNNNNNNNNNNNNNNNATCTGGATTGTCCAACAAGGAAAACAGGCGATTTTTTTCCGTGTTGCCCAGGACCAGGGTCACCCCGGGAATTTGCGCCAGCGTTTCAGGATCGCGCTGCGCGTAACATCCCGTGATCACGATCCGGGCACCGGGATGTTCCCGCACGGCCCGGCGAATGGCTTGGCGGGCCTGCCGCTCACTCTCGCCCGTCACCGAACAGGTGTTGAAGATCACCAGATCCGCTGTTTCGCCGGATTTGGCCAGGCCATACCCCGCCTTGCGCCCGGCCTGACACAGCCCGTCGCTTTCGAACTGATTGACGCGGCATCCCAAGGTGACGAAAACCAATTTTTTGTCTGTTCTTTGATCCGGATTCGTGAGCATCGATTGATCCAGGCAATTTTGACCAGAATATGTCAAACTGCCATGCAGGCTTTGGAAGAGTTCTGGAAATATTCTTTCAGGGGAGAAAGGGGGATAAAATGCAGGCCATACGTGAAATTATCGAGGATGCACCTGAACAGTTGATCCTGAAACTGCCTTCGCACTTGCACCATCAACGGCTGGAGGTGACCATTCTGCCCTTGGATGAGGTTGTCAGTGACCACTTGCCAGATTCCTCGCCTCGTTATCAACGTTGGCCAATCAAACAGCGATCCATTTATTCTCGTGACAAGCTGCATGAACGATAAATCATTTGTAGATACAAACATTTGGATTTATGCTCACCTGGATCAGAACAGTGATGCCAAAGGGCATGTTGCTGCAAACCTGGTCGAAACAATTCCCCGATGTGTCATCACCACTCAGGTGTTGAGCGAATATTATTCTGCCATGGTGAAGCATCATGTGGAGGAGTCCTGGATCCGAAACAGCGTGGCAACCATGATGCGGCATTGTGAC is a window encoding:
- a CDS encoding MiaB/RimO family radical SAM methylthiotransferase, producing the protein PDPDPDPDPDPDPDPDPDPDRKTILDMMPAERSPGVQDRARAYLHAQNGCDAGCTFCVIPALRGPSQSIPLERILVQAQEQLARGFQELVLTGINLGSYGRDLPLPDTLSHLVGALLELPSLGRLRLSSIAPHDLDTEFMTRLLEHPRFCPHLHLSIQSGDNLILKRMRRPYGREEVLATLTAIRARRPEVIFGADIIVGFPTESEAAFINTLELIQEGNIALPHIFRYSNRPGTPAARIPARQHVPPAEIRNRAERLRTAARSVLLDIFRQHAGQVVQVLVETVANGNAQGKTGGFLPLNFPATDISLIGKLIPVEVVGMNHSDDGLTGKSWINKPA
- a CDS encoding tRNA (N(6)-L-threonylcarbamoyladenosine(37)-C(2))-methylthiotransferase MtaB, whose translation is MLTNPDQRTDKKLVFVTLGCRVNQFESDGLCQAGRKAGYGLAKSGETADLVIFNTCSVTGESERQARQAIRRAVREHPGARIVITGCYAQRDPETLAQIPGVTLVLGNTEKNRLFSLLDNPD